One Aquarana catesbeiana isolate 2022-GZ linkage group LG04, ASM4218655v1, whole genome shotgun sequence genomic region harbors:
- the LOC141140082 gene encoding LOW QUALITY PROTEIN: annexin A11-like (The sequence of the model RefSeq protein was modified relative to this genomic sequence to represent the inferred CDS: substituted 1 base at 1 genomic stop codon): MSYTGYPSMGGFPPIPTGNNPWGVPGNPAPIGLDVSGFSQQYNPQQYMAGPPTGFEGMNPPQAGYPSAPGGGYPSAPGGGYPPAPGGGYGAPQQPQAPGFGMYPAPGGGPQPGMPGFDTGYPGQPSPAPGQPPATYPGQQPTLSYPQATAVNPSVPQYPSLPSVSPSIPPLKAGRGTITDAPNFDPLRDSEVLRKAMKGFGTDEKAIIECLGSRSSKQRQQISLSFKTAYGKDLIKDLKSELSGNFEKTILAMMKLPALYDAYELYEAIKGAGTDEECLIEILASRTNQQIHEINSIYKTEFKKTLEQALKSDTSGHFEQLLVSLCQGNRDESTNVDMSLVQRDVQELYAAGEKRLGTDESKFNAILCTRSRAHLNAVCYEYQRAYNRELEKSICREMSGDLERGMVAVVKCLKNTPAFFAERLXKAMKGAGTKDKTLIRIMVSGSEVDLLDIHQEYKRMYGKSLYTDIRGDTSGDYRKILLKLCNSSD; encoded by the exons ATGAGTTATACTGGTTATCCTTCAATGGGCGGGTTTCCCCCTATCCCTACGGGAAACAACCCCTGGGGAGTGCCCGGTAACCCTGCTCCCATTGGGCTGGATGTGTCGGGCTTCTCTCAGCAGTACAACCCTCAGCAGTATATGGCAGGTCCACCAACTGGATTTGAAGGCATGAACCCACCACAAGCAGGCTACCCATCTGCACCCGGCGGCGGCTACCCTTCTGCTCCAG GCGGCGGTTATCCCCCTGCACCTGGTGGCGGCTATGGGGCACCACAGCAGCCTCAAGCACCAGGCTTTGGCATGTATCCTGCTCCAGGGGGTGGACCACAGCCTGGGATGCCTGGATTTGATACAGGATACCCAGGACAGCCATCACCAGCCCCAGGTCAGCCACCAGCAACATACCCTGGTCAGCAACCAACTCTAAGTTATCCACAGGCTACAGCAGTTAATCCCTCCGTACCACAATACCCATCTCTGCCATCAGTGAGCCCTTCTATTCCCCCACTTAAGGCTGGAAGGGGTACCATTACCGATGCACCAAACTTTGATCCCCTCAGAGATTCAGAGGTGCTCAGAAAGGCCATGAAAGGATTTGGAACTGATGAGAAGGCCATCATTGAATGTCTGGGAAGCCGGTCAAGCAAACAGAGGCAGCAGATCAGCTTGTCCTTCAAAACTGCCTATGGAAAGGATTTGATAAAGGACTTGAAGTCTGAGCTCTCTGGAAACTTTGAAAAGACAATTCTGGCTATGATGAAACTACCAGCTTTATATGATGCATATGAGCTTTATGAAGCAATAAAAGGTGCTGGTACAGATGAGGAATGTCTAATTGAAATTCTTGCATCTCGGACAAATCAGCAGATACATGAAATCAACAGTATATACAAAACAGAGTTTAAGAAGACCCTGGAGCAAGCACTGAAGAGTGATACTTCTGGCCACTTTGAGCAGCTACTTGTTTCCCTGTGTCAGGGCAACAGAGATGAGAGCACTAATGTAGACATGTCCCTGGTCCAACGCGATGTACAGGAGCTGTATGCTGCAGGAGAAAAACGTCTGGGAACCGATGAGTCCAAATTTAACGCCATTCTTTGTACACGCAGCAGAGCACATCTGAATGCAGTGTGTTATGAATACCAGAGAGCGTACAACCGAGAGCTGGAGAAGAGCATCTGCCGTGAAATGTCTGGGGATCTGGAGAGAGGAATGGTTGCAGTAGTAAAATGCCTTAAAAACACACCAGCATTCTTTGCAGAACGACTCTAAAAGGCAATGAAGGGTGCTGGGACAAAAGATAAAACCCTGATTCGTATCATGGTATCTGGTAGCGAAGTAGATTTGCTGGATATCCACCAGGAGTACAAGAGGATGTATGGCAAGTCACTGTACACAGATATCAGGGGTGACACATCAGGAGATTACAGGAAAATCCTACTGAAGCTTTGTAATAGCAGTGACTAA